The proteins below are encoded in one region of Mycobacterium shinjukuense:
- a CDS encoding ESX-1 secretion-associated protein, producing the protein MAGRIHVVPAHLRAAAAQHQQTADYLRTVPSAHPAIQESLDSLGPIFSELREAGRELLELRRQCYEQQADNHAEIAQNLRASAAMWEQHEEEASRSFGGIVDDGR; encoded by the coding sequence ATGGCAGGTCGAATCCATGTGGTGCCGGCGCACTTACGTGCAGCCGCCGCCCAGCACCAGCAGACCGCCGACTACTTGCGCACCGTGCCGTCGGCGCACCCCGCGATCCAGGAGAGCCTGGACTCGCTCGGGCCCATCTTCAGCGAGCTCCGCGAGGCCGGACGCGAGTTGCTCGAACTCAGACGGCAGTGCTACGAGCAACAAGCCGACAACCACGCCGAGATCGCCCAGAACCTGCGAGCGTCGGCCGCGATGTGGGAGCAGCACGAGGAAGAGGCGTCGCGCAGCTTCGGCGGCATCGTTGACGACGGTCGATGA
- a CDS encoding PIN domain nuclease: MAVTTWLIDKSAYTRLAESPDAQAWIDRIQRGMVRISTVTRLEVGYSFRTAAQTRRESVSPPLALMPVEYLTPAAEDRAVRVQLMLADRGQHRGPSIPDLLVAALAEVSGLTVLALDKDFEVIAQLTGQSVERLRLA; encoded by the coding sequence GTGGCGGTGACCACGTGGCTCATCGACAAGTCGGCCTATACCCGGTTGGCCGAATCACCCGATGCGCAGGCATGGATTGATCGAATCCAACGCGGCATGGTGCGAATCAGCACGGTCACCAGACTTGAGGTTGGGTATTCCTTCCGGACCGCTGCGCAGACACGTCGGGAGTCCGTATCACCGCCTTTGGCCCTAATGCCGGTGGAATACCTCACTCCGGCGGCGGAAGATCGCGCAGTCCGGGTGCAGCTGATGCTCGCCGATCGTGGCCAGCATCGTGGGCCATCGATCCCCGACCTTCTCGTCGCGGCCCTCGCAGAAGTTTCCGGCCTCACAGTCTTGGCCCTGGACAAGGACTTTGAAGTGATCGCGCAGCTGACGGGGCAGTCGGTCGAGCGGCTTCGCCTGGCGTAA
- a CDS encoding MFS transporter: MHASPPVDLWRSVRGLPDFGRLLLVRITSQFGDGLFQAGLAGALLFNPDRSTDPMAIARDFAVLFLPYSLVGPFAGALLDRWDRRLVLVGANVGRLAFIAGIGTILATRASDLLLLFGALLGNGLARFVNSGLSAALPHVVPREKVVTMNSVAIASGAIAAFLGANFMLLPRWLAGAGDAGASIVIFITAIPVSIALLLSLRFKPRVLGPDDTQRAIHGSVVYAVITGWMHGLRAVVQLPTVAAALSGLAAHRMVLGINSLLVLLLVHHLTTPAVGGLGTALVFFAATGLGAFLANAITPALIRRWGRYASANGALTAAATIQLAGAGLVLPVMVVCGFLLGVAGQVVKLCADSAMQIDVDDALRGHVFAVQDALFWVSYIASVTVAAALVPDDGRAPVFALFGSVIYLIGLAVHSLVGRRGQAATGG; the protein is encoded by the coding sequence ATGCACGCCAGCCCGCCCGTCGACCTTTGGCGGTCGGTGCGTGGTTTGCCCGACTTCGGGCGACTGCTGTTGGTGCGGATCACGAGTCAGTTCGGTGACGGCCTCTTCCAAGCGGGTTTGGCGGGAGCGCTGCTGTTCAACCCCGACCGGTCAACGGATCCGATGGCGATCGCACGCGATTTCGCGGTGCTGTTTCTGCCCTATTCACTGGTGGGACCGTTCGCCGGGGCGCTGCTGGACCGTTGGGATCGCCGATTGGTGCTCGTCGGCGCCAACGTCGGCCGCCTGGCCTTCATCGCCGGGATCGGCACGATCCTGGCGACCCGAGCCAGCGACCTGCTGTTGTTGTTCGGGGCGTTGCTGGGCAACGGCTTGGCCCGGTTCGTGAACTCGGGCCTGTCGGCGGCATTGCCGCACGTGGTGCCGCGCGAGAAGGTGGTCACGATGAACTCGGTGGCGATCGCGTCGGGTGCGATCGCGGCCTTTCTGGGCGCCAACTTCATGCTGCTGCCCCGCTGGCTGGCCGGGGCAGGGGACGCGGGCGCGTCGATCGTCATTTTCATCACCGCGATTCCGGTGTCGATCGCGCTGCTGCTGTCGCTGCGGTTCAAGCCGCGGGTGCTGGGCCCGGACGATACCCAGCGCGCGATCCACGGCTCGGTGGTCTACGCCGTAATCACCGGCTGGATGCACGGCCTGCGCGCGGTTGTGCAGCTCCCGACGGTCGCCGCCGCCCTGTCCGGGTTGGCCGCGCACCGAATGGTGCTCGGTATCAACTCGCTGCTGGTCTTGCTGTTGGTCCACCATCTGACCACCCCCGCGGTCGGCGGGTTGGGGACGGCGCTGGTGTTCTTCGCCGCCACCGGTCTGGGCGCCTTCCTGGCCAACGCGATCACCCCGGCCCTGATACGGCGTTGGGGGCGTTACGCCAGCGCAAACGGTGCGCTCACGGCGGCCGCGACGATTCAACTCGCCGGTGCCGGCCTGGTGCTACCGGTCATGGTGGTGTGCGGCTTCCTGCTGGGTGTGGCCGGGCAGGTGGTCAAGCTGTGCGCCGATTCGGCCATGCAAATCGACGTCGATGACGCCCTGCGGGGCCACGTGTTCGCGGTGCAAGACGCGCTGTTTTGGGTCTCATACATCGCTTCGGTCACGGTGGCCGCGGCGTTGGTTCCCGACGACGGGCGCGCGCCGGTGTTCGCGTTGTTCGGCTCGGTGATCTATCTGATCGGGCTCGCAGTGCACAGCCTCGTCGGCCGGCGGGGCCAGGCCGCGACCGGTGGTTAA
- a CDS encoding C40 family peptidase, with protein MSSSEVEALTRAHQLFAGASWQPVVDAGTAAQAELLQRTAGLNAAAAQGRYRLAAQHGRATLLSAARTDDELAAVVAGAHQDRARARELTGSIVDEARADNAVSPVTPMAQREAMRRRVARLRAQRAHVLSARRRAQRHLAVLRALRYRTSHHHGAALGRRGLPAPSGRAGIAVRAALSRLGRPYVWGATGPNQFDCSGLVQWSYAQAGVHLDRTTYQQINDGIPVPRSQVRPGDLVFPHPGHVQLAIGNNLVVEAPYAGASVRISPLGTNVQIRRPL; from the coding sequence ATGAGCAGCAGTGAAGTCGAGGCGCTAACCCGCGCCCACCAGCTTTTCGCCGGAGCCAGTTGGCAACCGGTCGTGGATGCGGGCACCGCAGCCCAGGCCGAACTGCTGCAGCGGACCGCCGGGCTGAATGCGGCAGCGGCGCAGGGTCGGTATCGGCTCGCGGCACAACACGGCCGGGCAACCCTGCTATCGGCAGCACGCACCGATGATGAGTTGGCGGCCGTCGTCGCCGGCGCCCACCAGGACCGGGCCAGGGCGCGGGAGCTGACCGGAAGCATTGTCGACGAGGCCCGTGCCGATAACGCGGTGAGTCCGGTTACGCCGATGGCCCAGCGCGAAGCGATGCGTCGACGGGTGGCGCGGCTGCGCGCGCAACGAGCCCATGTCCTGTCGGCGCGGCGGCGGGCACAGCGACATTTAGCGGTGCTGCGTGCGCTGCGGTACCGGACGTCGCACCACCACGGCGCCGCGCTGGGCAGACGTGGCCTGCCGGCACCGAGTGGCCGCGCCGGGATCGCGGTCCGCGCAGCATTGTCCCGCCTCGGACGCCCCTACGTGTGGGGCGCGACCGGGCCCAACCAGTTCGACTGTTCAGGCTTGGTCCAATGGTCCTATGCGCAGGCCGGCGTTCACCTGGATCGCACCACCTACCAACAGATCAACGACGGTATCCCGGTGCCCCGCTCACAGGTCCGGCCGGGCGACCTGGTATTCCCGCATCCCGGACACGTGCAGCTGGCGATCGGCAACAACCTGGTCGTCGAGGCGCCCTACGCGGGTGCGTCGGTGCGGATCAGCCCGCTGGGCACCAACGTACAAATCCGCCGACCGTTATGA
- a CDS encoding type II toxin-antitoxin system VapC family toxin, whose amino-acid sequence MIVLDTNVLSALMQHVPDPAVIGWLDAQPAESIWTTSITVLEVRTGIELLERGRRRKRLEALFSQILCDDLNARVLSFDQAAAVAAATVAATRRRAGQTVDIRDVQIAGIATARRAILATRNTRHFDAMGIGLVNPWD is encoded by the coding sequence ATGATCGTGCTGGACACCAACGTGCTCTCCGCGCTCATGCAGCACGTACCCGACCCGGCTGTCATCGGGTGGCTCGACGCGCAACCGGCCGAGTCAATCTGGACGACCTCGATTACGGTCCTTGAAGTCCGCACCGGCATTGAACTTTTGGAACGAGGGCGGCGCCGCAAACGTCTTGAAGCATTGTTTTCACAGATTCTCTGCGATGACCTCAATGCCCGTGTCCTGTCTTTTGACCAGGCGGCAGCCGTAGCCGCCGCAACCGTCGCCGCGACCCGTCGGCGCGCTGGCCAGACGGTGGATATCCGTGATGTGCAGATCGCAGGTATCGCCACCGCCCGGCGAGCCATACTTGCCACACGTAACACTCGACACTTTGATGCGATGGGAATCGGACTGGTCAACCCCTGGGACTGA
- the ltrA gene encoding group II intron reverse transcriptase/maturase translates to MDRITLVAVEDYGVDRMLRELRCDLRTGRYRPAPARRVEIPKPQGGLRPLGIPTVRDRVVQAAAKIVLEPIFEADFLSCSYGFRPRRSATMAKERLRTGFIEGYQFVVEFDIANFFGEIDHERLLAEVGRRVSDRRVLKLLRLWLQAGVMVEGVIQRTVAGTPQGGVISPLLANIYLHLLDTELAARGVGELVRYADDGVVLCRSAAQAEHALAAVGEILASLGLRLHPDKTKVVDLREGRDGLDFLGCHFRARMSGRLWEQRRIVRYYLQRWPSQRAMVRLRAKVRDRTGRNRVGLDIRDVIAELNPILRGWGNYFRTGNAAQKFGQIDRYVVRRLFRLMVKKRGRNLCAGQADQWTEAWFNGHGLHRLRGTIRYPKAA, encoded by the coding sequence GTGGATCGGATCACCCTGGTTGCGGTGGAGGACTACGGCGTGGACCGCATGTTGCGTGAGTTGCGCTGTGACCTTCGCACGGGTCGTTACCGTCCGGCGCCGGCGCGTCGGGTGGAGATCCCGAAACCACAGGGTGGTTTGCGGCCGTTGGGGATTCCCACGGTGCGAGACCGGGTGGTCCAGGCGGCGGCCAAGATTGTGTTGGAACCGATTTTCGAGGCGGATTTTTTGTCGTGCTCGTATGGGTTTCGGCCGAGGAGGTCGGCGACGATGGCCAAGGAACGCTTGCGGACCGGGTTCATCGAGGGTTACCAGTTCGTGGTCGAGTTCGATATCGCTAATTTCTTCGGCGAGATCGACCATGAGCGTCTACTTGCTGAGGTGGGTAGGCGGGTCTCGGATCGGCGGGTGCTCAAACTGCTGCGCTTGTGGCTGCAGGCAGGAGTGATGGTCGAAGGGGTGATCCAGCGGACGGTCGCGGGCACACCGCAGGGCGGGGTGATCTCGCCGCTGTTGGCCAACATCTATCTGCATCTGCTCGACACCGAACTGGCCGCCCGTGGGGTGGGTGAGTTGGTGCGCTACGCCGATGACGGGGTGGTGTTGTGCCGCAGCGCGGCGCAAGCCGAGCACGCCTTGGCGGCGGTCGGGGAAATCCTGGCGTCGTTGGGGTTGCGGCTGCATCCGGATAAGACGAAGGTGGTCGATCTGAGGGAGGGTCGCGACGGTCTGGATTTTCTGGGCTGTCACTTCCGGGCTCGCATGTCGGGACGGCTGTGGGAGCAGCGCCGTATTGTGCGCTACTACCTGCAGCGCTGGCCCTCGCAGCGCGCGATGGTCCGATTACGGGCCAAGGTGCGTGATCGCACCGGCCGCAATCGGGTTGGGCTGGATATCCGTGACGTGATTGCGGAATTGAATCCGATCCTGCGCGGCTGGGGTAACTACTTTCGCACCGGCAACGCCGCCCAGAAATTCGGCCAGATCGACCGGTACGTGGTGCGGCGGCTGTTCCGCTTGATGGTCAAGAAGCGGGGCCGCAATCTGTGTGCTGGACAAGCCGATCAGTGGACCGAAGCGTGGTTCAACGGGCACGGCCTGCACCGCTTGCGTGGCACCATCCGCTACCCGAAGGCAGCGTAA
- a CDS encoding FitA-like ribbon-helix-helix domain-containing protein yields the protein MAQILIRQIDDDTKSKLQRLARQHGRSTEEEVREILRNAVRGVDEPPARLGSRIAARVTGIGLRQEIAELRGQSVQPAQFES from the coding sequence ATGGCGCAAATTCTGATCCGGCAGATCGACGACGACACCAAGAGCAAACTCCAGCGCCTGGCTCGGCAGCATGGGCGCAGCACCGAAGAGGAAGTCCGCGAAATCCTTCGTAATGCGGTGCGCGGGGTTGATGAACCCCCGGCCCGGCTGGGGTCACGCATCGCAGCTCGCGTCACAGGTATCGGTCTCCGGCAGGAGATCGCCGAGCTGCGGGGGCAGTCGGTCCAACCAGCACAGTTCGAGTCATGA
- a CDS encoding DUF4226 domain-containing protein — protein sequence MSEHPYSEAATAARQALLARQQGTVADADRVLAEVLAGAHAAMRDSVRRLDAIAAEIDRAVADQDQLAADTPMGAREFHRFLVAKQREIAAIVADAREFAHANSGVLERLRTRYAEPVS from the coding sequence ATGTCGGAGCACCCCTATTCAGAAGCCGCCACGGCGGCGCGGCAGGCCTTGCTGGCACGGCAACAGGGCACCGTCGCCGACGCCGACCGGGTGCTGGCCGAGGTGCTTGCCGGTGCGCACGCCGCGATGCGAGACAGCGTCCGCCGGCTGGACGCGATCGCCGCCGAGATCGATCGTGCCGTTGCGGATCAGGATCAGCTCGCCGCCGATACGCCGATGGGAGCGCGTGAGTTTCACAGGTTTCTGGTTGCCAAACAGCGGGAGATCGCGGCGATCGTCGCCGACGCTCGCGAGTTCGCTCACGCGAATAGCGGTGTGCTAGAGCGGCTGCGGACGCGGTACGCCGAACCCGTCAGCTAG
- a CDS encoding DUF5631 domain-containing protein produces MAIFGRRSARQRLRRATRESLTIPTFRSPPDCTPWVMGGLWPAELSSSTAETAALAEHLEADLQLIVSAANDQLMSLRRAGMVDSARRAAEATVIDGARAAAVRRVELTMRRLRPMTRRVATASQGPPVSADSVGTDLDTTRVLPAARAVPPEWSAVRHPEPDHAGTSSPARVREDDDEGLRRLLAFVARQEPRVNWAVGAHADGTTVLVTDLAHGWIPSGITLPEGVRLLAPERRTGGVSALIGSATRCQTYTPGDSLRWLTDPTGTTPSMRPRELPAVDDLGGRLSRATHRRDGLPRLAHTIAGAATAGAVVTGDEADLLRVHLDTARSQVLAQYPKIDTALLLNCMLLAATEAFVVGDPVSANYHFSWFQELGAPAAGQSPANVCGPS; encoded by the coding sequence GTGGCGATCTTTGGTCGAAGGAGCGCGCGCCAGCGCCTGCGGAGAGCGACCCGGGAATCCCTTACGATTCCGACCTTCAGGTCTCCCCCCGATTGCACCCCCTGGGTGATGGGCGGCCTCTGGCCTGCCGAGCTATCGTCGAGCACCGCCGAAACCGCCGCTCTCGCAGAGCATCTCGAGGCGGACTTGCAACTGATCGTGAGTGCTGCCAACGACCAGCTGATGAGTCTCCGACGAGCGGGGATGGTTGATTCGGCGCGACGGGCGGCAGAAGCCACAGTGATCGACGGCGCGCGTGCGGCGGCCGTGCGGCGGGTCGAGTTGACGATGCGTCGACTGCGCCCGATGACGCGCCGCGTTGCCACGGCAAGCCAGGGCCCGCCCGTCTCCGCGGATTCCGTTGGCACCGATCTGGATACCACGCGGGTCCTGCCGGCCGCCCGGGCGGTGCCACCCGAGTGGTCGGCGGTACGGCACCCAGAGCCCGACCACGCCGGTACCTCGTCGCCCGCTCGGGTCAGGGAGGACGACGACGAGGGGCTGCGGCGCCTGCTGGCGTTTGTGGCCCGTCAGGAGCCACGGGTGAACTGGGCGGTGGGTGCGCACGCGGACGGCACGACGGTGTTGGTCACCGACCTCGCCCACGGCTGGATACCTTCGGGCATCACCCTTCCCGAAGGCGTGCGGTTGTTGGCGCCCGAACGACGCACCGGTGGAGTGTCCGCGCTGATCGGCTCCGCGACGCGCTGTCAGACGTACACGCCCGGCGACTCGTTGAGGTGGTTGACGGACCCTACCGGCACGACGCCCTCCATGCGGCCGCGCGAGCTGCCGGCGGTCGACGATCTGGGAGGGCGGTTGAGCAGAGCCACCCACCGTCGTGACGGACTGCCGCGGTTGGCGCACACGATCGCCGGGGCCGCGACCGCGGGGGCGGTGGTCACCGGAGACGAAGCCGACCTGCTGCGGGTGCATCTTGATACCGCGCGCTCCCAGGTGTTGGCCCAGTATCCCAAGATCGACACCGCGCTCCTGCTCAACTGCATGTTGCTGGCCGCCACCGAAGCCTTCGTTGTCGGCGACCCGGTATCGGCGAACTATCACTTCAGCTGGTTTCAGGAGCTGGGCGCGCCGGCGGCGGGCCAGTCGCCGGCGAATGTGTGCGGGCCAAGCTAA
- a CDS encoding TIGR03084 family metal-binding protein: MAGPGPIVADLRAESDDLDALVASLPTNRWADPTPAPGWTIAHQIGHLLWTDRIALTAVTDEAGFADVLTAAAADPTGFVDAGAEEMAALAPGELLADWRSTRGRLHQALLTVADGRKLPWFGPSMSAASMATARLMETWAHGLDVADALGVTRPATDRLRSIAHLGVRTRDYAFLVNNLAPPTGPFLVKLRGPGGDIWSWGPSDAAQRVTGSAEDFCFLVTQRRALSTLDITAVGDDAQRWLTIAQAFAGPPGPGR, encoded by the coding sequence ATGGCGGGTCCAGGTCCGATCGTCGCCGACCTGCGCGCGGAGAGCGACGACCTTGACGCGCTGGTGGCGTCTCTTCCGACGAACCGCTGGGCGGATCCGACGCCCGCACCGGGCTGGACCATCGCACACCAGATCGGCCACCTGCTGTGGACCGATCGAATCGCGCTCACCGCGGTCACCGACGAGGCCGGGTTCGCCGATGTGCTGACCGCTGCGGCGGCCGATCCCACCGGCTTCGTCGACGCCGGCGCCGAGGAAATGGCGGCCCTGGCGCCGGGCGAGCTGCTTGCGGACTGGCGGAGCACCCGCGGGCGGCTGCACCAGGCGCTGCTGACCGTCGCCGATGGCCGCAAATTGCCGTGGTTCGGCCCTTCGATGAGCGCCGCGTCGATGGCGACGGCCCGGTTGATGGAAACCTGGGCGCACGGGCTCGACGTCGCCGATGCCCTCGGCGTCACCCGGCCCGCCACCGACCGGCTGCGCTCGATAGCCCATCTCGGTGTCCGCACCCGCGATTACGCGTTCCTCGTCAACAATCTGGCCCCGCCGACCGGTCCGTTCTTGGTCAAGCTGCGTGGCCCTGGCGGGGATATCTGGTCCTGGGGACCGTCCGATGCGGCCCAGCGGGTCACCGGATCCGCCGAGGACTTCTGCTTCCTGGTCACCCAGCGGCGCGCGCTTAGCACGCTGGACATCACTGCCGTGGGTGACGACGCGCAGCGCTGGCTGACGATCGCTCAAGCCTTCGCCGGGCCACCCGGCCCCGGTCGATGA
- a CDS encoding DUF2694 family protein, translating to MTDANPAFDTVHPSGHILVRSCRGGCLHSVALSEGAMDTDAETLAEGILLTADVSCLKALLEVREEIVAAGHTPSAQVPTAEDLHAAIERLLAHQLRRRER from the coding sequence ATGACAGACGCCAACCCCGCCTTCGACACCGTTCACCCCAGCGGGCACATCCTGGTTAGGTCCTGCCGCGGTGGGTGTTTGCACAGTGTCGCGCTGAGCGAGGGGGCGATGGACACCGATGCGGAAACCCTGGCCGAGGGCATCCTGCTGACCGCGGACGTGTCCTGCCTCAAAGCCTTGTTGGAGGTGCGTGAGGAGATCGTCGCGGCCGGCCATACCCCGTCGGCGCAGGTTCCGACGGCCGAAGATCTGCACGCGGCGATTGAAAGGTTGCTGGCGCATCAACTGCGGCGCCGCGAACGCTGA
- the vapB gene encoding type II toxin-antitoxin system VapB family antitoxin, protein MPDVLIRGLSEAAVARIDADAAAHGLSRNEYLRRRFEAERSPSEASGRFTIEDLRRAAEAAADLNNPKVMAAAWR, encoded by the coding sequence ATGCCAGATGTACTGATCAGGGGTTTGTCAGAGGCCGCGGTCGCCCGCATCGACGCCGACGCTGCAGCTCACGGCCTTTCCCGCAACGAGTATCTGCGTCGCAGGTTCGAAGCCGAGCGATCGCCGTCTGAAGCCAGCGGCAGATTCACCATCGAAGACCTGCGCCGCGCGGCCGAAGCCGCCGCCGATCTCAACAATCCGAAAGTGATGGCGGCCGCGTGGCGGTGA
- a CDS encoding DUF4226 domain-containing protein, translating into MAIRDRAGDPNAGQVGSTPTVLPADPAPSSRAQGAAARAIADAEAALAHQNSAIAQLDLQVISAILNAHLKAVEGSEALSTLQHDIEAAVRTRSDLDTPAGARDFQRYLIGKLRDIREVVANTSLDDTSKSALMAAWTSLYDASRGERGVPGDGAPVTAAPKDAPTRGAGQPAAPSPEVPYDYLLDSLPLDDPALFSDDPPAPGITSPVMPQPPAAPGMPTLGGATLPGGGMAPVSLPGMGAPGGLPLPGLLRGADTEPELRGLDEGRDSRNPDRALSDERGDRDHGEGEEQNATASSPESPPPGPTTVTLPNGETVTAASPQLAAVIQAAAGGTPIADAFQQQGITIPRPGTAVTDPIDPARVAPGDIGIFTDRHALALGNGKALLDGQMQHISTVRGPSFLGWEHPPVPATATAPARTDTPTPTRPAAPPTATQ; encoded by the coding sequence ATGGCTATCCGTGACCGCGCCGGTGACCCCAACGCGGGGCAGGTCGGGTCGACGCCGACCGTGCTGCCCGCCGACCCGGCGCCCTCGAGCCGAGCACAGGGGGCGGCGGCCCGGGCCATCGCAGATGCGGAAGCCGCGCTAGCGCACCAGAATTCGGCGATCGCTCAGCTTGACCTGCAGGTGATCTCGGCAATCTTGAATGCGCATTTGAAGGCCGTCGAGGGCAGCGAAGCGCTGAGCACGCTGCAGCACGACATCGAAGCCGCGGTGCGTACCCGGTCGGATCTGGACACCCCGGCCGGGGCGCGGGACTTTCAGCGCTATTTGATCGGCAAGCTGCGGGACATCCGCGAAGTGGTCGCGAACACGAGCCTGGACGACACGTCCAAATCCGCCCTGATGGCCGCCTGGACGTCGCTGTATGACGCCTCGAGGGGTGAACGAGGCGTTCCCGGCGACGGTGCCCCGGTGACGGCCGCCCCCAAGGACGCGCCCACCCGCGGGGCTGGCCAACCGGCGGCCCCGTCACCCGAGGTGCCCTACGATTACCTGCTCGATTCGCTGCCGCTGGACGATCCGGCGCTGTTTTCCGACGACCCGCCGGCGCCGGGCATCACCTCGCCGGTGATGCCGCAACCGCCGGCGGCGCCAGGCATGCCCACCCTCGGTGGGGCAACGCTGCCGGGCGGGGGAATGGCACCGGTCTCCCTGCCCGGAATGGGCGCGCCGGGCGGGCTTCCGCTCCCCGGACTGCTCCGGGGAGCCGACACCGAACCGGAACTACGCGGACTCGACGAAGGCCGGGACTCCCGGAACCCCGACCGTGCGCTCTCAGACGAACGCGGCGACCGCGACCACGGGGAAGGCGAGGAGCAGAACGCCACTGCGAGTTCTCCCGAATCGCCTCCGCCGGGTCCGACGACGGTCACCTTGCCCAACGGTGAGACGGTGACCGCCGCCAGCCCCCAGCTCGCCGCGGTGATCCAGGCCGCGGCCGGCGGAACACCGATCGCAGACGCGTTCCAACAGCAGGGGATCACGATCCCCCGTCCGGGGACGGCGGTCACCGACCCCATCGACCCGGCACGGGTTGCACCCGGAGACATCGGTATCTTCACCGATCGCCACGCGTTGGCCCTCGGCAACGGCAAAGCCCTGCTCGACGGCCAGATGCAACACATCTCCACCGTGCGCGGGCCGAGCTTTCTAGGCTGGGAGCATCCGCCGGTGCCGGCGACCGCGACCGCCCCGGCGAGAACCGACACCCCGACCCCGACCCGGCCGGCGGCCCCGCCGACGGCGACGCAATAG
- a CDS encoding DUF2710 family protein, with amino-acid sequence MVSGSGSGSELSDLSDKELVESVLRELSETADKWEALVAQAESVTYSVDLGDVQAVANSDGRLLKLTLHPGVMTGYAHGELADRLNVAIVALREEVEAENQTRYAGRLQ; translated from the coding sequence ATGGTGTCGGGGTCGGGCAGCGGCAGTGAACTGAGCGACCTGAGCGACAAGGAACTCGTCGAATCGGTTCTTCGTGAACTGAGTGAAACAGCCGACAAGTGGGAAGCACTCGTCGCGCAGGCTGAGAGCGTCACGTACAGCGTCGACCTGGGAGATGTTCAGGCCGTTGCCAATTCCGACGGCCGGCTGCTCAAGTTGACGCTGCATCCGGGCGTGATGACCGGCTATGCGCACGGGGAGCTCGCCGACAGATTGAACGTCGCGATCGTGGCGCTGCGCGAGGAGGTCGAGGCCGAGAACCAGACACGGTACGCCGGCCGGCTGCAATGA